The region TGTCGGGACATTTTTTCCAAGGATTTTTGTTGGAGAGTTTGATCCTGGCTCAGGACGAACGCTGGCGGCGTGCTTAACACATGCAAGTCGAGCGGAAAGGCCCTTCGGGGTACTCGAGCGGCGAACGGGTGAGTAACACGTGAGTAACCTGCCCTAGGCTTTGGGATAACCCTCGGAAACGGGGGCTAATACCGAATATGACTGCTGGTCGCATGACTGGTGGTGGAAAGTTTTTCGGCCTGGGATGGACTCGCGGCCTATCAGCTTGTTGGTGGGGTAATGGCCTACCAAGGCGACGACGGGTAGCCGGCCTGAGAGGGCGACCGGCCACACTGGGACTGAGACACGGCCCAGACTCCTACGGGAGGCAGCAGTGGGGAATATTGCACAATGGGCGGAAGCCTGATGCAGCGACGCCGCGTGAGGGATGACGGCCTTCGGGTTGTAAACCTCTTTCAGCAGGGACGAAGCGAGAGTGACGGTACCTGCAGAAGAAGCACCGGCCAACTACGTGCCAGCAGCCGCGGTAAGACGTAGGGTGCGAGCGTTGTCCGGATTTATTGGGCGTAAAGAGCTCGTAGGCGGCTTGTCGCGTCGACTGTGAAATCCCGCGGCTCAACCGCGGGCTTGCAGCCGATACGGGCAGGCTAGAGTTCGGTAGGGGAGACTGGAATTCCTGGTGTAGCGGTGAAATGCGCAGATATCAGGAGGAACACCGGTGGCGAAGGCGGGTCTCTGGGCCGATACTGACGCTGAGGAGCGAAAGCGTGGGGAGCGAACAGGATTAGATACCCTGGTAGTCCACGCTGTAAACGTTGGGCGCTAGGTGTGGGGGGCCTCTCCGGTTCTCTGTGCCGCAGCTAACGCATTAAGCGCCCCGCCTGGGGAGTACGGCCGCAAGGCTAAAACTCAAAGGAATTGACGGGGGCCCGCACAAGCGGCGGAGCATGCGGATTAATTCGATGCAACGCGAAGAACCTTACCTGGGTTTGACATGGGCGGAAATCCGGCAGAGATGTCGGGTCCTTCGGGGCCGTTCACAGGTGGTGCATGGCTGTCGTCAGCTCGTGTCGTGAGATGTTGGGTTAAGTCCCGCAACGAGCGCAACCCTCGTTCGATGTTGCCAGCGCGTTATGGCGGGGACTCATCGAAGACTGCCGGGGTCAACTCGGAGGAAGGTGGGGATGACGTCAAGTCATCATGCCCCTTATGTCCAGGGCTTCACGCATGCTACAATGGCCGGTACAATGGGCTGCGATACCGTGAGGTGGAGCGAATCCCAAAAAGCCGGTCTCAGTTCGGATCGGGGTCTGCAACTCGACCCCGTGAAGTCGGAGTCGCTAGTAATCGCAGATCAGCAACGCTGCGGTGAATACGTTCCCGGGCCTTGTACACACCGCCCGTCACGTCACGAAAGTCGGCAACACCCGAAGCCGGTGGCCCAACCCTTGTGGAGGGAGCCGTCGAAGGTGGGGCTGGCGATTGGGACGAAGTCGTAACAAGGTAGCCGTACCGGAAGGTGCGGCTGGATCACCTCCTTTCTAAGGAGCACCTGCCCACGAAGGTGGGTCAGGAGCCCGCATCGCCCGAGTGTGGTGGTGGGGTGCTCAGATGGCGGAGACACTGGTGAGTTCACGGCTGGCAACGGCTACTCAATCGCTAGTACAGCTGCGGTCTTTGGATCGTGGTGGGAGTGTGGTTGGTGGTGCGGCTGGTGGTGGATGATGAGCACCCTGTTGGGTCCTGAAGGAACAAACACTGTGTGTTTGTTGTTTCGGGTTGCCAGGCATGGCCTGTCGCTGCAAACGGATCTCCGGAGCCTGGTTTTTTGGGTGGTGGGGTTTGGTGTGGTGGTTGTGGGTTGTGGGTTGGTCGTTTGTTGAGAATTGCACAGTGGACGCGAGCATCTTTGTGGTCAAGTTGTCAAGGGCGAACGGTGGATGCCTTGGCACCAGGAGCCGATGAAGGACGTGGGAGGCCGCGATAGGCCTGGGGGAGCTGTCAACCTAGCTGTGATCCCAGGGTGTCCGAATGGGGGAACCCGGCAGCAGTCATGTGCTGTCACCTGCACCTGAACACATAGGGTGTATGGAGGGAACGCGGGGAAGTGAAACATCTCAGTACCCGTAGGAAGAGAAAACAAAATGTGATTCCGTGAGTAGTGGCGAGCGAAAGCGGATTGAGGCTAAACCGGCTGCGTGTGATACCTGTCAGGGGTTGCGTGGTTGGGGTTGTGGGACTCTGCTGATTCAACTGACATTGGGTCGAGAAGTTATAAAACCAGTTGCTAGCCGAATGGTGTGGGAAAGCCAACCGTAGACGGTGAGAGTCCGGTAGGTGAAAGTGGCTGGTCTTCTGTGGATGTTCCCGAGTAGCGGCGGACCCCTGTAATCTGCCGTGAATCTGCCAGGACCACCTGGTAAGCCTAAATACTTCCTGGTGACCGATAGCGGACTAGTACCGTGAGGGAATGGTGAAAAGTACCCCGGGAGGGGAGTGAAATAGTACCTGAAACCGTTCGCCTACAATCCGTCGGAGCCTTTAGGGGTGACGGCGTGCCTTTTGAAGAATGAGCCTGCGAGTTAGTGGCATGTGGCGAGGTTAACCCGTGTGGGGTAGCCGTAGCGAAAGCGAGTCTGAATAGGGCGTTCAGTCGCGTGTCCTAGACCCGAAGCGGAGTGATCTAGCCATGGGCAGGCTGAAGCGTGGGTAAGACCGCGTGGAGGGCCGAACCCACCAACGTTGAAAAGTTGGGGGATGACCTGTGGTTAGGGGTGAAAGGCCAATCAAACTCCGTGATAGCTGGTTCTCCCCGAAATGCATTTAGGTGCAGCGTCGCGTGTTTCTTGCCGGAGGTAGAGCACTGGATGATCTAGGGGGCCTACAAGCTTACCGAAATCAGCCAAACTCCGAATGCCGGTAAGTGAGAGCGCGGCAGTGAGACTGCGGGGGATAAGCTTCGTAGTCGAGAGGGAAACAGCCCAGATCACCAGCTAAGGCCCCTAAGCGTGTGCTAAGTGGAAAAGGATGTGGGATCGCATAGACAACCAGGAGGTTGGCTTAGAAGCAGCCACCCTTTAAAGAGTGCGTAATAGCTCACTGGTCAAGTGGTTCCGCGCCGACAATGTAGCGGGGCTCAAGTACACCGCCGAAGCTGTGGCATTCATATTTTACTTCGCGTGTTCTTTCGAGGGCGCGTGCAGGTGTGTGGATGGGTAGGGGAGCGTCGTGCCGCGGGTGAAGCAGCGGAGTGATCCAGTTGTGGACGCGGCACGAGTGAGAATGCAGGCATGAGTAGCGAAAGAAGGGTGAGAAACCCTTCCGCCGGATGACCAAGGGTTCCAGGGCCAGGCTAATCCGCCCTGGGTGAGTCGGGACCTAAGGCGAGGCCGAGAGGCGTAGTCGATGGACAACGGGTTGATATTCCCGTACCCGCGAAAGAGCGTCCGTGGTGAACCTCATTGTGCTAACCATTTGATTCTGCTGGGGCCTTCGGGTTTTGGTGGTTGATTCTGGGAACCTGGTGGGTAGTAGTCAAGCGATGGGGTGACGCAGGAAGGTAGCTGAGCCCGGCCGGTGGTTGTGCCGGGGTAAGCGTGTAGGCCGTGTCGTAGGCAAATCCGCGACGCATATAGGCTGAGACGTGATGCCGAGCCGATTCAGGTGAAGTCAGTGATCCTATGCTGCCGAGAAAAGCCTCTAGCGAGTTCTTAGCGGCCCGTACCCCAAACCGACACAGGTGGTCAGGTAGAGAATACCGAGGCGATCGGGCGAACTGTGGTTAAGGAACTCGGCAAATTGCCCCCGTAACTTAGGGAGAAGGGGGGCCGGAGACGTGAAGCCCCTTGCGGGTGGAGCGTTGTATGGCCGCAGAGAGCAGGGGGAAGCGACTGTTTACTAAAAACACAGGTCCATGCGAAGAAGTAATTCGATGTATATGGACTGACGCCTGCCCGGTGCTGGAACGTTAAGGGGACCGGTTAGCTCTTCGGGGCGAAGCTGAGAACTTAAGCGCCAGTAAACGGCGGTGGTAACTATAACCATCCTAAGGTAGCGAAATTCCTTGTCGGGTAAGTTCCGACCTGCACGAATGGCGTAACGACTTCCCCACTGTCTCAACCACAGGCCCGGCGAAATTGCATTACGAGTAAAGATGCTCGTTACGCGCGGCAGGACGGAAAGACCCCGGGACCTTTACTATAGCTTGACATTGGTATCCGAATTAGCTTGTGTAGGATAGGTGGGAGCCGGTGAAGTCCATACGCCAGTATGGGTGGAGGCAATCTTGAAATACCACTCTGGTTGATTTGGGTATCTAACTTCGGACCGTGATCCGGTTCAGGGACAGTGTCTGGTGGGTAGTTTAACTGGGGCGGTTGCCTCCTAAAATGTAACGGAGGCGCCCAAAGGTTCCCTCAGCCTGGTTGGCAATCAGGTGTTGAGTGCAAGTACACAAGGGAGCTTGACTGTGAGACTGACAGGTCGAGCAGGGACGAAAGTCGGGACTAGTGATCCGGCACTTGCGAGTGGAAGCGGTGTCGCTCAACGGATAAAAGGTACCCCGGGGATAACAGGCTGATCTTCCCCAAGAGTCCATATCGACGGGATGGTTTGGCACCTCGATGTCGGCTCGTCGCATCCTGGGGCTGTAGCAGGTCCCAAGGGTTGGGCTGTTCGCCCATTAAAGCGGTACGCGAGCTGGGTTTAGAACGTCGTGAGACAGTTCGGTCCCTATCCGCCGTGCGCGTAGGATACTTGAGAAGGGCTGTCCCTAGTACGAGAGGACCGGGACGGACGAACCTCTGGTGTGCCAGTTGTCCCGCCAGGGGCACGGCTGGTTGGCTACGTTCGGAAGGGATAACCGCTGAAAGCATCTAAGCGGGAAGCTCGCTTCGAGATGAGGTATCCCACCCATGCAAATGGGGTAAGGCCCCCAGCTAGACTACTGGGTTGATAGGCCGGAGATGTAAGCTCGGTAACGGGTTGAGTTGACCGGTACTAATAGGCCGAGGACTTGATTACTAAGGTGCTACGCGTCCACTGTGTGATTCCCGACAAACGAACAACACCCCAAATGTGGTTTGGGTTGAGTTGTTTGTTAAGTCGATAGTGTTACGGCGGTTATAGCGGTGGGGAAACGCCCGGTTACATTCCGAACCCGGAAGCTAAGCCCTCCAGCGCCGATGGTACTGCACTCGTGAGGGTGTGGGAGAGTAGGACGCCGCCGGACAACTTTCTAGTTAGGGCCACCCTTCGGGGTGGCCCTAACTTGTTTCCCGGCCCCTGTCTCCGGGGCGGCCCGTGCGACGTACGGGACTGATGCGACCGGTCTGGCGCAAGCTCACCCCGTGCGGGTGACGTGGGCGGGGTGGCAGTGGGGAGGCTGCCTGCCGGGGAGGTTCATCCTGGCCGGGTGGGGCGCCCTTCGACCCGCGTTCGACGCGATAGGGGGCCGCAGCAGTGAAGCAGTTCGTCACCATCCTGGCCGGCAACGCCTTCGTCGTCAGCGACGGACGCGGTGACATCGAGCCGTCGCCGCTCGTACCGACCGGGATGTTCTCGTTCGACCTCCGCTTCCTCTCCGAATGGAAACTGACCGTCAACGGCGAACGTCTGCACGCCCTTTCCGTCGACGACCTCCAGTACTACGAATCCCGGTACTTCCTCGTCCCCGGCGAACCGACGCACTACCTCGACGCCAAGGTCTCGGTGATCCGCCACCGCCAGCTCATCGGCGGGTTGCGGGAGGAGTTGACCGTACTCAACCACCGGGGCGAGACGGTCGAGTTCACCGTACGGCTGGACATGGCGGCCGACTTCGTCGACGTGTTCGAACTCAAGCAGACGCTGGACACAAAACGCACCACCTCCGTGGTGGTCGAGAGCGACGGCCTGCGGCTCCGCTACGTCCGGGGCGACTATGTACGGGAAGCGGTGGTGACGTCGAGCGCCCCGGCCGACATCGACGAGCGCGGCATGACCTTCCGGCTCAGACTGGAGCCGCACGGGCAGTGGACCACCTCGCTGTACGTGTCCGCGTACCTGCCCGGCGGCCATCGCGGCCAGGACATCCGGGAACTCCTGGAAACGCGCCGCCCCGCGGTGAACCCGGAGACACAACGGGACCTCGAATCCTGGCTCGCCGGCGCACCGCAGCTCGGCTGCGACGACGCCGCCCTGGCGACCGCGTACCGGAGGGGGTTGATCGACCTGGCCGCACTCCAGTTCGGCTCCCTGGCCACCGGCGCGAACCTGATCGCCGCCGGAACGCCCTGGTTCATGACCTTCTACGGCCGGGACAGCATGCTCACCTGCATCCAGGCCATGGCGTTCACCCCACAGCTCGCGGTCGGCACGCTGAACACCTTCGCGGCAACCCAGGCCACCGTGTTCGACGACTTCCGGGAGAAGGAACCCGGCAAGATCCTGCACGAGTTCCGGTACGGGGAGTCGTCGGCGTTCGAGGAGGAGCCACACTCGCCGTACTACGGGGCCGCCGACTCGACGCCGCTGTTCGTGATCCTGCTCGACGAGTACGAGCGCTGGACCGGCGACATCGAACTCGTCCGCCGGCTCGAACACGAGGCACGGGCCGCCCTGCACTGGATCGACACGTACGGCGACCTGCTGGGCAACGGTTACGTCTCGTACGAGCGGCGCAACACCGCCAGCGGGCTGGAGAACCAGGGCTGGAAGGACTCACCCGACTCGATCTCGTACCGGGACGGGCGGCTGCCGTCGTTCCCGCTGGCCACCTGCGAACTACAGGGCTACGCGTACGACGCGAAGATCCGTGGGGCGCGGCTGGCCCGGCGGATCTGGCACGACCCGATCTACGCCGACCGCCTGGAGGCGGAGGCGGCCGACCTGAAGGCCCGGTTCAACCGCGACTTCTGGGTCTCCGACGGTGAGTACTACGCGCTGGCGCTGGACGCGGACGGTGGCCAGGTCGACGCGCTGTCGTCGAACATGGGCCACCTGCTGTGGAGCGGGATTGTCGACCCGTCGCGGGCCGGCCGGGTGGCCGAACACCTGCTGGGTCCGCGACTCTTCTCCGGTTGGGGCATCCGCACCCTCGCCGAAGGGGAGGAGCGCTACAACCCCACCGGGTACCACACCGGTGCGATCTGGCCGTTCGACAACTCGTTCATCGCCCTCGGCCTGCGACGGTACGGCTTCGACGCGGAGGCGGGCCGGATCACCCAGGCGATCATCGACGCCTCGCAGTACTTCGACGGGCGGCTGCCCCAGCTCTTCGCCGGATACGACCGGGGACTGACCAAGTACCCGGTGCAGTACCCGACCACCTGGAGCCCGCACGCCTGGTCTGCCGGGACCCCGCTGATGCTGATCCGGGTCCTGCTGGGCCTGGAACCGCACGACGACCACCTGGTGGTCGACCCCGCCCTACCCGAGGGCATGGGTCGGATCGAGCTGCTCGACGTACCCGGCCGGTGGGGGCGGCTCGACGCGTTCGGCCGGGACCGGGTGGAGAGCCAGCAGCGGCGTTCCGGCCGGGGCGGCCGGCGCGGCGGAGGCAACGTCGTCGCACCGTGAACCCGCCCGGCCGGAGCGGCCGCCGGTGCCACGCTTTCGGGAGCCGGGGCGACTTCGGGTGGCGCGCTTTCGGGCCGCAGTGGCGCGGGTGGCCCCGACCGGGCAGGAGCGTGTCGTTGCCGGTCGCGTACACGAGAACGGCGGCCGGACCGGGAGGTCGTCCCGGACCGGCCGCCGCTGTGCGTACGGTCAGCCGCCCAGGCTCGCGGCGGCCGAGGCGATTGCCGAGCTGAAGTAGCTCACCTGGGTGTAGACGCCCGGGTAGTTGGGGCGGGCGCAGCCGTTGCCCCAGCTCACGATGCCCACCTGGACCCAGGCGTTGTTGGCGCCGCGACGGAACATCGGGCCGCCCGAGTCACCCTGGCAGGTGTCGGTGCCACCGGCGGCGAAGCCGGCGCAGATCTCCTCGGCGACGACGACGTCCCCGCCGTACTGGGAGTCACAGGTGCTGTCGGCGACGAACGGCACGGTCGCCTTCAGCAGGTACCGCTGCTGCGGTCCACCCTCGCGGGCGGCACCCCAACCGGCGATGGTGAACGTGCCGCTGTCGTACGCGGTGCTGGTGGCGATCGGCAGCGTGGCCAGGGTGGTCACCGGGGTGGCCAGCCGGATCAGTGCCCAGTCCTTGCCGGTGCCGTTGTAACCCGGCGCCCGGTAGACGTAGTTGGAGCGGACCGTGATCCGGCTGGACGCCTGGAGGTCGACGTTGCCGAGGGTCGCGGTGATGCTGGTGTTGTTGCCGGTGGCGCCGACGCAGTGCGCGGC is a window of Micromonospora sp. NBC_01699 DNA encoding:
- a CDS encoding amylo-alpha-1,6-glucosidase encodes the protein MKQFVTILAGNAFVVSDGRGDIEPSPLVPTGMFSFDLRFLSEWKLTVNGERLHALSVDDLQYYESRYFLVPGEPTHYLDAKVSVIRHRQLIGGLREELTVLNHRGETVEFTVRLDMAADFVDVFELKQTLDTKRTTSVVVESDGLRLRYVRGDYVREAVVTSSAPADIDERGMTFRLRLEPHGQWTTSLYVSAYLPGGHRGQDIRELLETRRPAVNPETQRDLESWLAGAPQLGCDDAALATAYRRGLIDLAALQFGSLATGANLIAAGTPWFMTFYGRDSMLTCIQAMAFTPQLAVGTLNTFAATQATVFDDFREKEPGKILHEFRYGESSAFEEEPHSPYYGAADSTPLFVILLDEYERWTGDIELVRRLEHEARAALHWIDTYGDLLGNGYVSYERRNTASGLENQGWKDSPDSISYRDGRLPSFPLATCELQGYAYDAKIRGARLARRIWHDPIYADRLEAEAADLKARFNRDFWVSDGEYYALALDADGGQVDALSSNMGHLLWSGIVDPSRAGRVAEHLLGPRLFSGWGIRTLAEGEERYNPTGYHTGAIWPFDNSFIALGLRRYGFDAEAGRITQAIIDASQYFDGRLPQLFAGYDRGLTKYPVQYPTTWSPHAWSAGTPLMLIRVLLGLEPHDDHLVVDPALPEGMGRIELLDVPGRWGRLDAFGRDRVESQQRRSGRGGRRGGGNVVAP
- a CDS encoding S1 family peptidase — its product is MVRWRKLTGLAAAALTAVTVGSLALVAPAAASDGGVTPLVVGGTRAAQGEFPFMVRLSMGCGGALYSPRLVLTAAHCVGATGNNTSITATLGNVDLQASSRITVRSNYVYRAPGYNGTGKDWALIRLATPVTTLATLPIATSTAYDSGTFTIAGWGAAREGGPQQRYLLKATVPFVADSTCDSQYGGDVVVAEEICAGFAAGGTDTCQGDSGGPMFRRGANNAWVQVGIVSWGNGCARPNYPGVYTQVSYFSSAIASAAASLGG